The Pirellulales bacterium genomic interval CATGCCCAACTCAACTCCATGCCCACGCCGACCCGCTGGCGCGGGTGCCCCGTGTGGGCATGGCACCCAACGCATCAAAACCGCTTTGAAGTTCGGCTAGATCACATAGTTGAACTCTGGGTTCAGCTCCTCGACCTCAGCCCGCATCCGCAGCTTGGGCTTTTCGAGCACGACCGTCGTGTGCGGGTCGACGCTGCGGGTGAGCCAGACGTTGGAGCCGATCACGCAATCGTGGCCGATCACGGTCGCGCCGCCGAGGATCGTGGCGTTGGCGTAGATCACCACGCGGTCTTCGATCGTCGGGTGCCGCTTCTGACCGCGGACCAGATTGCCGTCGCCGTCGGTGGCGAAGCTTAGCGCGCCGAGCGTTACGCCTTGATAGAGCTTCACGCGATTGCCGATCTCGCAGGTCTCGCCGATCACGACGCCCGTGCCGTGGTCGATGAAGAACAATTCGCCGATCTTCGCCCCCGGATGGATGTCGATCCCTGTCTTCGAGTGCGCCCATTCGGTCATCATCCGCGGGACGAACGGGATCGACAGCTCGTGCAAGATGTGGGCGAGGCGATAGATCGTGATCGCTTCGAGGCCCGGATAGCAGAAGATCACCTCGTCGAGGTTCTTGACCGCGGGATCCCCTTCGTAGGCGGCCTGCACGTCCAATGCCAGCGTCTTCCGCAGATCGGGAAGCTGCTCGAGGAATTGGATCGCCTTGGCCTGGCCGAGGGCTTCAAAATCGCGGTCCTCATTGCACATGTCGGTCGCCCCGGCGTCGTGCCGCAGGGCGCGGCCGATTTGCGTGGTGAGCTTGTCGTGCAGGCCATCGACCAGCTCGCCGACGTGGTAGGTGACGTTTCCAAGGTGCAGCCCTTCGCGACGGCGGAAGCCCGGATAGAGAATCTCCTTGAGGTCCTCACAGGCCGCGACGATCACGTCGTTGTTCGGTAACGGGCAATGGCCGAGGTGGTTGATCGTGCCGACCTCGCTATAGGTTTGCACGATCCGCTCG includes:
- the epsC gene encoding serine O-acetyltransferase EpsC, which translates into the protein MASDARLKEQLPELTERIVQTYSEVGTINHLGHCPLPNNDVIVAACEDLKEILYPGFRRREGLHLGNVTYHVGELVDGLHDKLTTQIGRALRHDAGATDMCNEDRDFEALGQAKAIQFLEQLPDLRKTLALDVQAAYEGDPAVKNLDEVIFCYPGLEAITIYRLAHILHELSIPFVPRMMTEWAHSKTGIDIHPGAKIGELFFIDHGTGVVIGETCEIGNRVKLYQGVTLGALSFATDGDGNLVRGQKRHPTIEDRVVIYANATILGGATVIGHDCVIGSNVWLTRSVDPHTTVVLEKPKLRMRAEVEELNPEFNYVI